ACGATCGAAAACCTCACCGGCAGCGCGTTTGCCGACGTGCTGACGGGCAATACGGCGGCCAACGTGCTGATCGGCGGCCTCGGCAACGATACGCTCAATGGCGGCGCGGGCGTCGACACCATGGTCGGCGGACTCGGAAACGATACCTACGTCGTGGACGTGGCGGGCGACATCGTGACGGAGAATGCGGGCGAGGGCCTCGACGAAGTGCAGACGACCGTCAGTGGCTACACTCTGGGTGCCAATGTCGAGAATCTGACGCTGACGGGCGTCGCGAACCTCAACGGCAACGGCAACGAGCTCGCCAACGTCATCGTCGGCAATGCCGGGAACAACGTGCTCAGCGGCAATGCTGGCAACGACACGCTGATCGGCAACGCTGGCAACGATACGCTGAACGGCGGCACGGGCGCCGACACCATGATCGGCGGCTTGGGCAACGACACCTATGTCGTGGACGACGCCGGTGACGTCGTTACCGAGCTGGCCGGCGGGGGGACCGATCTGGTCCAGACGGTCCTTGCGGCGCTGACTCTGGGCAACGAGGTCGATAACCTGACATTCACGGGTGCCGGCAATTTTGCCGGAACCGGTAACGCGTTGGCCAATACGATCAGGGGCGGCGCCGGCAACGACACGCTGGATGGCGGCCTCGGAACCGACACGTTGATCGGCGGCGCCGGCGACGACATCTACAAGGTCGACCAGACCGGCGATGTCGTCACCGAGGCGGCGGCGGCCGGCAACGACACGGTGCTCGCGACGGCGCTGCTCTACTCCCTGGGAGCCAATGTCGAGAACCTGACCTTCGCCGGTTCGGGCAACTTCACCGGCACCGGCAACACGCTGGCGAACACCATCACCGGCGGCGCGGGCAACGACACGCTGAACGGTGGCGCCGGTGCCGACACCCTGATCGGAGGCGGCGGCAACGATATCTACATCGTCGACGTCGCAGGTGACGTGGTCACCGAAGCTGCCGGCGGCGGCAACGACGAGGTTCAGACAGCGGTCAACGGCTACACGCTGGGCGCCAATGTCGAGAACCTCACCCTGACGGGCGTAGGCAACATCAACGGCAATGGCAACGAGCTCGCCAACGTCATCACCGGCAATGCCGGCAACAACGTGCTCAACGGCAATGGCGGCAACGACACCCTGATCGGCAACGCCGGCAACGATACGCTGAACGGCGGAACCGGCGCCGACACCATGACTGGCGGGCTCGGCAACGACACCTATGTGGTTGACGATGTCCTTGATGTCGTCAACGAGAGCGCCGGTGGTGGCGTCGATCTGGTCCAGACCACGCTCAACAGCTACGGGCTCGGCTCCGAAGTCGAGAACCTCACGTTCACCGGTGTCGGCAACTTTATCGGCACGGGCAACGCGCTCGCCAACGCGATCACGGGCGGTGCAGGCAACGACAGTCTCAGCGGCGGAGCAGGCAACGATGTCCTCAACGGCGGTGCGGGCGACGACACGCTGAGTGGCGGTCTCGGCAACGACACGCTGACGGGCGGAGCGGGCATCGATACGGTAAGCTACGCCGACGAGACCGATGCCATGTCGATCGATCTCGCGGCCGGGACGACCCGGCGTGGTTCGGGCGCCGCGGCGATCGAGGACACGCTGGCGACGATCGAGAACGCGACCGGCGGCTCCGGCGATGATGCCATCACCGGAAGCGCGGCCGCCAACGTCCTGAACGGTGGTGCGGGCATCGATGCTATCCTGGCCGGCGGCGGAAACGACATCATCATCGGCGGCGCCGGGGATGACACGATGAACGGCGGTGCTGGTAACGACAATTTCGTGTTCGAGATTGGCTTCGGTCACGACATCATCACCGTGTTCGGCGACGCCGGCACTGATCAGGACACGCTGGACTTCTCGACCGTCATCTTCGCGAACTTCGCCGCTGTGCAGGCGGCGACCCACCAGATCGGGACCGACGTGCATATCGATGTCAACGCGTCGCACGGCGTGATCCTGACGAACTTCTCCTCGGCGAATCTGGGTGCGGACGATTTCCGCTTCCACTGAGCTGATCGACAGGGCCTGGGCGATGCGGAAGCCTCGCCCAGGCTGAAAGCCACCCCACAGGTTCTGACTTGATTTCGAACGAACGTATTGCAGCTAGCGCTTTCTTTTCGGGCTGAAACAGGGACGTCTCCCTGTCATTGCGGGGCATGGGTCGTGCGCGCGTCGGATCATCAGGGATCGGCAACGTCACCGATCGCCATCGGGCTGTCAGCATGTTCGGGCGCCTTCGTCGCCATCGGCGTGCTCACTGCACTCATCAATGTGCTGATGTTGACTGGCTCCCTCTTCATGCTCCAGGTCTATGACCGTGTGCTGCCGAGCCGAAGCGTCCCGACGCTGCTCGCGCTGGGTGCGATGGCGATCGGCCTGTTCGCGTTCCAGGGCTTTCTCGACGCGTGCCGGGGGCGCATCCTTGTCCGCATCGGAAGCTTCCTCAACGAGCGGCTCAACGGGCGCATTTATGATGCGCTGGCCAAGTTGCCGCTTAGGATTCAGGGCAAGGCCGATGGTGTCCAGCCGCTTCGCGATCTCGATCAGATGCAGAGCTTTCTCTCGGGACTCGGACCGACGGCCCTGTTCGACCTGCCCTGGATGCCGCTCTACCTTGGGATCTGCTTCGTCTTCCACGCCTGGATCGGCATCACGGCGATGGCGGGTGCCGCGATCCTGGTGAGCCTGACCTTGTGGACGGAGGCGCTCACCCGGGCGCCGACCCGGGCCATGGCGGAAGCCAATGCACGCCGGCATGGACTTGCCGAGGCGACGCGGCGCAATGCCGAAGTGCTGCAGGCCATGGGCATGCGCGGGCGGCTGGCAGAAGCCTGGGCGGCGGCGAACGCAAGCTATCGCGGCGCGTCGCAGCGCGCCGCGGACGTAAGTGGAGGCCTGGGCGCCACGTCGCGCGTGCTACGGATGATGTTGCAGTCGACCGTGCTGGCGGTTGGCGCCTATCTCGCCATCAATCAGGAAGCGACCGGCGGTATCATCATTGCCAGCTCGATCCTGGTCTCGCGGGCACTGGCGCCGGTTGAGCTCGCGATCGCAAACTGGAAGGGATTTGTGGCGGCACGCCAAAGCCGGAAGCGGCTGACCGAGCTGCTCAAGCTGATGGAGCAGCAAGCCCCGGCACTGACCGCGCTGCCACCTCCCGCGAAGTCTCTTGCGGTTGAAGGTCTCAATATCGCTCCGCCGGGGCAGGTCAAGCTCGTGGTTCAGGATGCCAGCTTTACGCTGGTGGCAGGGCAGGCGCTTGGGGTCATCGGACCGAGCGCCTCTGGCAAGTCGTCCCTGGCACGTGGAATCGCAGGCGTGTGGCTGCCCGCCCGCGGCAAGGTACGGCTTGACGGCGCGTCACTCGAACAATGGCCCGGAGAGAGCCTGGGACCACATATCGGTTACCTGCCTCAGGATATCGAGCTGCTCGACGGCACTGTTTCCGAGAACATCAGCCGCTTCAGCGCCGACGTGGAGTCCGACGCGGTCATTGGCGCTGCGCGGGCGGCCGGTGTTCACGACCTGATCGTTCACCTGCCTGATGGATACGCAACCCGTGTGGGCGAGGGCGGTCTCGCGATCTCGGCCGGGCAGAGGCAACGCATTGCGCTGGCGCGGGCGCTGTATCGGGATCCCTTCCTGGTCGTGCTCGATGAGCCGAACTCAAATCTCGATGCGGAAGGCGACGAGGCGCTCACCCGCGCGATCCTTGCCGCCCGCGCACGCGGGGCCGTCGTCATCGTGATTGCGCACCGGCCGTCGGCTCTCCTTGGGGTCGATCTGATCCTCGCCATGGCAAACGGCCGCGTCCACGCGTTCGGGCCGAAGGAGGAGGTTCTTCAAAAGGTCCTTGATCGCTCGAAAACGCATCTGCGTCCCGTCAAGCTCGCAGCCGATAGCGAGGCGAAGTCATGAACGCAAAGACAGAGACCGCGAAACGCTCGATCCGTCGTCACGTGCTGATGGTGGGGGCCGCCGGCTGTCTCGTCGTCGGCGGCTTCGGCGGCTGGGTGACCAACGCCGAACTGTCCGGCGCGGTGGTGGCATCCGGCGCCCTGGTCGTCGACTCCAATGTCAAGAAGGTGCAGCACCCGACCGGCGGCGTGGTAGGCGAATTGCGTGTGCGCGATGGTGTCCATGTCCACGCCGGCGACGTGCTGATCCGTCTCGACGAGACGGTGACGCGCGCCAATCTCGCGATCGTCGTGAAGGGCATCGACGAGCTGATGGCCCGGCACGCCCGTCTGGAAGCCGAGCGCGATGACCAGGAGAACGTCCGCTTTCCGTCCAGTTTGACCGCCCGGCTGCAGAACCCGGATATCTGGCAGGTCGTGAATGGCGAGAAGAAGCTGTTCGAGCTTCGCAAACTGGCGCGCGCCGGCCAGAAGGCCCAGTTGCAGGAGCGGATCGGCCAGCTCAAGGAAGAGATCAAGGGATTGATGGAGCAGGCGGAAGCAAAGACCGGCGAAACCGAGCTGATCCTGCGCGAGCTCGAGGGCGTCCGCATGCTTTTTGCCAAGAACCTCGTTCCGATCATGCGCCTCACCCAGCTCGAGCGGGAGACCGTCCGCCTCCGCGGCGAGCGCGGCCAGCTGATGGCGTCGACCGCCCAGGCGCATGGCAAGATGGCGGAGACGTCGCTTCAGATCATTCAGATCGACCAGGATCTGCGCAGTGAGGTCGCGAAGGAGCTGCGGGAAATCCAGGGCAGGATGGCGGAATTGCTCGAGCGCAAGGTTGCGGCCGAGGATCAGCTGATGCGAATCGACATCCGCGCGCCGCAGAGCGGCATCGTACATCAGCTCAATGTCCATACCGTCGGCGGCGTGATCACGGCGAGCGAGCCCGCGATGCTGATCGTGCCCGAATCGGACGATCTCACCGTCGAGGTCAAGCTGCCGCCGCAGAACATCGATCAATTGATGCTCGGTCAGGCCGCCGTGTTGCGCTTCTCCGCCTTCAATCAGCGAACGACGCCGGAGATCAACGGCATCGTGAAGCGGATCTCCGGGGACATCGTCCAGGATCAGAAGAGCGGCGCAGCCTACTATCTCGTCCACATCGCGACGCCCGTCGACGAGGTCGCGCGGCTTGACGGCCTCAAGCTGCTGCCGGGCATGCCGGTCGATGCCTTTATCCAGACCGGGAGCCGGACCGTGCTGTCCTATCTGGTCAAGCCGCTTCGCGATCAGATTGCCAAAGCGCTTCGTGAACGCTGAATCATTGCGGCTCGCGTCGCGCGCCATCGCAGGCTTTCGCAGCGCTTCCGCCAACGCGACGCCGCGGCGCGGCCGCGCTCAGGGATGCAAGCGTCGCGATGTGGGACTGGTCGGCAGGACGCTGCTTGAGTCGTTGCTCAAGCCGTTGCCGGCGCGTCATCGGCCGTTTCAAGAACGTGTATCTTGACGTTGTTGCTCTCGTCGCGGCCGAGCACCTTGACTTTGCGATCTCTAAAGGTGGTCTGCATCAGGTGTTTCACCAGCGGGCGGACGATGCGGGCATCTCCGGCCGCATGCACCAGCCAGGGGATTTCGCCCGACGTCCACTCCGAAGGATCCAGCTTCGGGGTCGCGTCTGTCGATTCGGTGAGGCGTTTGTCGACCTCGGGCGAGACGAAGGCCCAGAGCACCATCGCGGCGGGCAACGTTCGCGCATCATTGCCTTCACCAAACTTGGCCTCGGCGAGCCGGTATTGCCGGTTTGTTATGGCGGGGATCAGCAGCCATTCGAGATCGCCGATCGTGTAGTTGCGATAATGTGGAGAGCGCATCATGACGCCGATCGCCTGGGTGAATACGCTCGCATTGCGGAGGGAAGCGGCTTGGGCGCGGACCTTTTCGACCATGCCCGGCGGTAGCGCCTTGTCTTGCTGTGCCTGGGGATCGGGGATCACGTTCTCGCCGCCGGCGGCGCGGTTCGGCTGAGCGGTGAACTCGCTTCCATTGAGTTCGTTCATGACGCATTACTCCTGCTCTGCATCCATCTCTCAATGATGATGATGGGCGTGTCCGCCGTCTCCACGCACGGGCATGTCCGGACCCTGTGCTTCCCGGAGACGTGCCGTCTCGCCATCGATAAAGGCCATCAAATCGGCAGCATCCTGCCGCGCCACGCCCATTGCCGGCATCCTGACCGCCGGAAATCGCTCCACGAGTGCCATCGCATCCGGGTCGTGCGCTGCCCGGAGCTTGGCGGGATCCTGGATGAACGAGGATAGCCAGGCGCGATCCCGTCTCGCCGTCACGCCGCGCAGGTCAGGACCGACACGGTCTCCGACACCGATGGTGTGGCACGGGGCGCAGATCTTCTTGAACAGGGCCTGCCCCGGCTGATTGCTCATGGCAAGGGCTGTGGCGGTCGCGGCGTCGGTTGCCGGCGGACGGACCTGATCGCGCCATTTCGGGTCCATGCCGCGGATGGTCATGACCAGGCGGTTGAGGTCGCCGAAAGCCGAATCCCGCTGCCACTCACCGGTGGCGTCATTGCCGAGCACGATCTCATTGCGGTGCTCGCTCAGGATCTCGCTCCGATCGCCGAACTTGTAGTTGATGGCCCGGATGTCGTCAGCGTCGCCGGTGACGAAGGTCCAGCCCGGCCCGGTCTGGAAGGCCGACGAGAATTCCTTCAGCCGCGCCGGCGTGTCTCGCTTCGGATCGACCGTCATCGAGATCATGAAGACATCGCGGCCGACGGCATCGCCGAGCTTGTCTTCGAGCTGGGACAGGCGCGCCGTCGTCAAGGGGCAGATGTCGGTGCAGCTCGTATAGATGAAACTGATGATGACGATCTTGCCCTTGATCAGATCATCATAGAACCGGACGGAGTTTCCGTCCTGCGTCCGGACGACAGTGTTGGGAATATAGTTTTCGCCCCACAGACGGCTGTCCGTCTTTCCTGGTCCGGCAACCATGGTGCCGGCGGCGACAACTAATATTGGCATCAAGGCGCGGCACCATCGCATCTGAGGCTCCTGACCGTCTATGGCGCGAACTGACCGTCCGTCAGTTCGTCTTTCCCGGGACGTAGGTGAACGGTTCCTCGCTGCCGAACTGTTCAGGTACGCGTTGATCCCGCTCCTTCACGGTGCGCGCTTGCGAGCGCTGTATCGCCTCCTCGATCATCCTCGGCGTCGCGACCGTCGGCTTCTTTGCACCGACGGGAGGGGGAGAAGTTGTCTGCCCCGACGCGGAGAGTGTGAATGGCGCCACGATCAAGATGGCGGCTACGATGCGCAGCAATCCTGCAGAGAGCGTAATCATCTGAAATCCTCCAACCAGCTTGTTCGGGGTCAGGTTCTGGGATCCCCTTCGGGCAGGATTTCCGGCGTGGTCCAGACGACCCCGTCAGGCGTGGGATTGGGCGTCGGCGTCACCGCCGTCTGCGGTGATCCCGGAACACCGGTGAGGAGCTGAATTCGCATCAACAAGGCAAAATCCTCATGCACGGTGTTGTGGCAATGGTTCACGTATGAGCCGCCAAATTCGCCGAATTGGATCTGGAACGTGACCTGCCGCTGGCCGGTCGCCCGGAGCCGCCAGACGTCCTTTCTGACGAGTTTCTCCGTGGAAGGAATCGCGTCGGTGCCACGGTTGATCGTCACGCCTTCCTCGAAGTGGAGGTGAATCGGGTGGTCCCAACCGCCGCCGCCATTGACGTAGGTCCAGTGCTCGATCTCCCCGGGCTTGGGAATCAGCAGCGAGATCCTGTTCGCATTCATTGAATGCGCTTCCTGTCCGTTGATCCGGATGGTCCATGGGAAGGTCGCGTTCTCCGGACAGTCCGGCGTGCATTGCCCGGCCGCGTTACGGGAATCTCCATTTCCGGAGCGCCCGAATTCGACGAGCCTCGTGCGCACCGGCGCGACAACCGGAATCTGTTGCGTCAATGTCAGCGGGACGACGCTGCGGTCCGGAGTCGTCGAGGAATACGTATGGCCCGGCATATCCACGCTCTGCACCGAACCGACGACGTTGAACTGCATGACCCCGCCGATGCACGGGTCGAGCGGATCGCCCGCGAGCGCCTGCGCAAGCGTGAGGTCGCGCTGCGGTCCGCGTCCATCGGGCCGCATCTGCAGTTGATTCACCAGCGTCACCTTGTCTCCGATCCTGAACCTGGAGAAGTCGACGACGATGTCGTAACGCTCGGCCGTGCCCTGGTGATCGAGAGTCGTCAGCGTGATCGGATTGACGACGAAATTGCCGTCATTGGCGATGAACTGGAACGGCACGGCTGATCCGCTCGAATTCGCCAGTGCCAGCTTCCAGAACCGTGACATGCTCGCATTGAGGATCCGGAAGCGATATTTGCGTGGCAGGACCTCGAGATAGGGCGCGTAGGCCGAATTGACCAGCGGGATGTCGCCGAGGAAGCCGTCGGTATTGAAGATGTCGAAGAACAATTGCCCGTCGGCTCGCGTCGCCGCGTCGGACATGATCAGGTTGACGTCGAAATCGACGTTGCCCCAGTCGAGCAGGCTGCCGCTCGGCAGGCGCAGATTGACGCCGTCCGCAAGCGCCTCGTTGCCGCGATCCGGACCGCTGTACATGTTCACCATGCCGTAATTGCCCTTGTAGACATTCTCGGCAGTGAAGAAGAAGCGGTGGTCGTGGAACCAGAGCGTGCCCTGCAGTTCGCGGAAATCGCCGGCGACGTTGACCAGGCCGCCGTTGCCGTCGGGCCCCGACGCCCGGGGATCGGTCGCCTGCATGTTGATCTTGTCGCGCCGCGCGAGCGTCGTGCTCCAGCGATAGTCGTAGAACGTGCCCGGGAAGTGATGCACGTTCGCGGCGCCGTCGCTCTCGGCGCCGTTATGGGCATTGTGGAAATGGACCTGGGTCTCGTTGACGCCGAAACCCTCGTTCGAATTCCTGAACTGGGGAAGGTTGTTGTAGATGCGGGTGAGGATGGGCTCGCCGTAGCGCGCCTTGATCAAAGGCGGCGGCATCGATCCCGAGGTGTATCTTCCGGCGCCGTAGCACCAGACGCTGTTCGGATACTGGTCGATGAAGCCCGGATGGAATCGGCAGCCGGATGCGACCGGGCCGACCGACATGACATAGCCGACCTTGGGGAAGAATTCGTCCCACCGCTGATGCGCAAAAATCTCGCCCGGCGGCCGGCCCTCGATCGGTCCGCGTCCCGACACGAGATTTCTATACAGATTGTTCGATGGATCGGCGGAAAAGTCCGTGTGATAGGACAGGCGCTTGGCCGGCATCTCGCCGTAGCTTGCGGGAAAGACCGCGTTGCGCGTCGCGGAATCCTTTGTCAGCGGGATCGGCTTTTGAACCGACAGCCGCGGCAGGGCGCAGCTGTATTTGAGTTGATTGTAGAGGTAGCTCCTCGGCGTTCCGGTCGGCACCGCCGCAAAGGCGCTGCGCGCGAACGGGCTCAGGCCATTCTTCAGGACGAGGGCACCGGTGCCGGTGAATATTCCCCATTTGAAAAGGTCGCGCCGGCTGATCTGGCCATGCGAGAGTGCCTTGACGATCTCGGCGCGATTGTCGCGGGCATGCTCGGCTTCGCGTTGACGTGCGGGCGACTCGCTGGAAGAGATATACATGGCTACCCCCTGAACCGACGGCGGCGAACGCAATCCCTTCCGCTGTCCGTACGGACAGCGGTCCTCTTGGCGCAGGCCGCGCTGAATGATTTACGAATGCCTCTCGCCCGAGTTGGGAATAAACTTATCGCAGCAATGTTGGTGGAGATGCCGGCGAAAGCATCTCGCGACGCTGAACCATACCGTGTGCGTACAGTAAACACAATACTGAGATTCAAAAAGTTCTCGTGATCGGGGCAACATGAGGGCGCCTTCGCGTCGAAAGCTGTGGCGTTCGTGGGCAAATTCGGGGGGAGTGCAATGGCCGCTCGACGATTTATCATCGGCGCCGGCCTATTGACCGTGCTCGTCCGAATCCAGGCAGAACAGTCCAGGAATTGCGGATATGGACCACGTCGGTGATAGCTTGAACCTGTCCCCGCTGCGGTCCGACCAATATCCCGCGGCCGGCAGGGAGCCTGTGATTTACGACGATGTTCGACAAGACCTACCGGCAGCGCCTCGAGGCTGATCTTGCACAATGGGAGGCCGATGGCGTGATTGCGCCGGCGGCCGCCGCCTCCATCCGTCAGGTGCTGCCGGCGGTCTCGCCTGGCATCAACATTGCCGTGGTCGTCGCCAT
This genomic window from Bradyrhizobium manausense contains:
- a CDS encoding beta strand repeat-containing protein, with the translated sequence TIENLTGSAFADVLTGNTAANVLIGGLGNDTLNGGAGVDTMVGGLGNDTYVVDVAGDIVTENAGEGLDEVQTTVSGYTLGANVENLTLTGVANLNGNGNELANVIVGNAGNNVLSGNAGNDTLIGNAGNDTLNGGTGADTMIGGLGNDTYVVDDAGDVVTELAGGGTDLVQTVLAALTLGNEVDNLTFTGAGNFAGTGNALANTIRGGAGNDTLDGGLGTDTLIGGAGDDIYKVDQTGDVVTEAAAAGNDTVLATALLYSLGANVENLTFAGSGNFTGTGNTLANTITGGAGNDTLNGGAGADTLIGGGGNDIYIVDVAGDVVTEAAGGGNDEVQTAVNGYTLGANVENLTLTGVGNINGNGNELANVITGNAGNNVLNGNGGNDTLIGNAGNDTLNGGTGADTMTGGLGNDTYVVDDVLDVVNESAGGGVDLVQTTLNSYGLGSEVENLTFTGVGNFIGTGNALANAITGGAGNDSLSGGAGNDVLNGGAGDDTLSGGLGNDTLTGGAGIDTVSYADETDAMSIDLAAGTTRRGSGAAAIEDTLATIENATGGSGDDAITGSAAANVLNGGAGIDAILAGGGNDIIIGGAGDDTMNGGAGNDNFVFEIGFGHDIITVFGDAGTDQDTLDFSTVIFANFAAVQAATHQIGTDVHIDVNASHGVILTNFSSANLGADDFRFH
- a CDS encoding type I secretion system permease/ATPase translates to MRASDHQGSATSPIAIGLSACSGAFVAIGVLTALINVLMLTGSLFMLQVYDRVLPSRSVPTLLALGAMAIGLFAFQGFLDACRGRILVRIGSFLNERLNGRIYDALAKLPLRIQGKADGVQPLRDLDQMQSFLSGLGPTALFDLPWMPLYLGICFVFHAWIGITAMAGAAILVSLTLWTEALTRAPTRAMAEANARRHGLAEATRRNAEVLQAMGMRGRLAEAWAAANASYRGASQRAADVSGGLGATSRVLRMMLQSTVLAVGAYLAINQEATGGIIIASSILVSRALAPVELAIANWKGFVAARQSRKRLTELLKLMEQQAPALTALPPPAKSLAVEGLNIAPPGQVKLVVQDASFTLVAGQALGVIGPSASGKSSLARGIAGVWLPARGKVRLDGASLEQWPGESLGPHIGYLPQDIELLDGTVSENISRFSADVESDAVIGAARAAGVHDLIVHLPDGYATRVGEGGLAISAGQRQRIALARALYRDPFLVVLDEPNSNLDAEGDEALTRAILAARARGAVVIVIAHRPSALLGVDLILAMANGRVHAFGPKEEVLQKVLDRSKTHLRPVKLAADSEAKS
- a CDS encoding HlyD family type I secretion periplasmic adaptor subunit, whose product is MNAKTETAKRSIRRHVLMVGAAGCLVVGGFGGWVTNAELSGAVVASGALVVDSNVKKVQHPTGGVVGELRVRDGVHVHAGDVLIRLDETVTRANLAIVVKGIDELMARHARLEAERDDQENVRFPSSLTARLQNPDIWQVVNGEKKLFELRKLARAGQKAQLQERIGQLKEEIKGLMEQAEAKTGETELILRELEGVRMLFAKNLVPIMRLTQLERETVRLRGERGQLMASTAQAHGKMAETSLQIIQIDQDLRSEVAKELREIQGRMAELLERKVAAEDQLMRIDIRAPQSGIVHQLNVHTVGGVITASEPAMLIVPESDDLTVEVKLPPQNIDQLMLGQAAVLRFSAFNQRTTPEINGIVKRISGDIVQDQKSGAAYYLVHIATPVDEVARLDGLKLLPGMPVDAFIQTGSRTVLSYLVKPLRDQIAKALRER
- a CDS encoding toxin-activating lysine-acyltransferase — protein: MNELNGSEFTAQPNRAAGGENVIPDPQAQQDKALPPGMVEKVRAQAASLRNASVFTQAIGVMMRSPHYRNYTIGDLEWLLIPAITNRQYRLAEAKFGEGNDARTLPAAMVLWAFVSPEVDKRLTESTDATPKLDPSEWTSGEIPWLVHAAGDARIVRPLVKHLMQTTFRDRKVKVLGRDESNNVKIHVLETADDAPATA
- a CDS encoding SCO family protein gives rise to the protein MPILVVAAGTMVAGPGKTDSRLWGENYIPNTVVRTQDGNSVRFYDDLIKGKIVIISFIYTSCTDICPLTTARLSQLEDKLGDAVGRDVFMISMTVDPKRDTPARLKEFSSAFQTGPGWTFVTGDADDIRAINYKFGDRSEILSEHRNEIVLGNDATGEWQRDSAFGDLNRLVMTIRGMDPKWRDQVRPPATDAATATALAMSNQPGQALFKKICAPCHTIGVGDRVGPDLRGVTARRDRAWLSSFIQDPAKLRAAHDPDAMALVERFPAVRMPAMGVARQDAADLMAFIDGETARLREAQGPDMPVRGDGGHAHHHH
- a CDS encoding multicopper oxidase family protein; translation: MYISSSESPARQREAEHARDNRAEIVKALSHGQISRRDLFKWGIFTGTGALVLKNGLSPFARSAFAAVPTGTPRSYLYNQLKYSCALPRLSVQKPIPLTKDSATRNAVFPASYGEMPAKRLSYHTDFSADPSNNLYRNLVSGRGPIEGRPPGEIFAHQRWDEFFPKVGYVMSVGPVASGCRFHPGFIDQYPNSVWCYGAGRYTSGSMPPPLIKARYGEPILTRIYNNLPQFRNSNEGFGVNETQVHFHNAHNGAESDGAANVHHFPGTFYDYRWSTTLARRDKINMQATDPRASGPDGNGGLVNVAGDFRELQGTLWFHDHRFFFTAENVYKGNYGMVNMYSGPDRGNEALADGVNLRLPSGSLLDWGNVDFDVNLIMSDAATRADGQLFFDIFNTDGFLGDIPLVNSAYAPYLEVLPRKYRFRILNASMSRFWKLALANSSGSAVPFQFIANDGNFVVNPITLTTLDHQGTAERYDIVVDFSRFRIGDKVTLVNQLQMRPDGRGPQRDLTLAQALAGDPLDPCIGGVMQFNVVGSVQSVDMPGHTYSSTTPDRSVVPLTLTQQIPVVAPVRTRLVEFGRSGNGDSRNAAGQCTPDCPENATFPWTIRINGQEAHSMNANRISLLIPKPGEIEHWTYVNGGGGWDHPIHLHFEEGVTINRGTDAIPSTEKLVRKDVWRLRATGQRQVTFQIQFGEFGGSYVNHCHNTVHEDFALLMRIQLLTGVPGSPQTAVTPTPNPTPDGVVWTTPEILPEGDPRT